The Papaver somniferum cultivar HN1 chromosome 6, ASM357369v1, whole genome shotgun sequence genome segment tttgatgggtCAAGTAGAAATTTCATTGAAAAAAGGCACTTAAGAGGGGTACCTTAACCCAATGATTACAACCGAACAAAAAAGGGGAGCCGAAAGGGGATTCGGCTACCCAAGAAAAAACCACAAAAAATTACGGAGGCCGGTATAAAGAATCTCATTGAGAAATCACCATATTCGCCGTAAACCCTAACATTCTTATGTTCGATTCGGCCCAAAAGAACGCTTGTAATTTGATATCTCTAATGAGACTtgctacatttttctttttgttatcgaAGATTCTTGCATTTCTCTCTTTCCATATACACCACAATATAACAACCGGGATGTTATTCCATATTCGACTAACATTCCGTGAAATATTCTAAACAAATTAACAGTGGAAAATCTTGTGAAATTCTGTGGTACATAGCAGCTTCTCAGGGCTTGGATTAAATTGATCTGAATTTACTAGTCAATGACATTGGTAATTCAGATTAACGCTGTCTCAAAAagaaagtccaaaagaaaaatatagggttttacttGGCATTTGTGTAGCACAGATCTATAACGTGTACAGATTGAGCATGAACCACGTAATTTTTTTCCCAAGAACTGTTACTTCAATTATGATCTGTTATAAATTGGAATGCTCTTGTTGAAGCGTCAATGTAACTTTGTTTTCTTATCTGTACGCTGTGGTAGGTGTGATGGTTTGAACTTTGCATCATCTTAATGCTACTACTacctatataaagaaaaaaagaaacacagCAGCTATTTATCTCCTGTACTTGGTGATTATGTGCATAGTTGTGTTGATTGATGGGAGAATATCATAATAATCATactgatttgattttgattttgaaatgaGACTTTTCAACTATTTCATAGTACTAGGGGTGAAAGAAAGAAGGGTGTGACATAGGACACATGGGTCTATCCCAGTACAGTCAAAAATATTCCTTGAAACACTCCCCATTTTTGAATTGGTAAAATAAGGAAAATTTTGTTTCTACATTTTGGAGTCACCTTATAGGGCTCTAGCAATTTTGGCATCTCAGGTTTAGTTTATCAAAAAAGGGTAGGAAGTTACAGAGTAGTATACAAGAAGTTTGAATGTTTCTGTGCTACATTTTTGAGGGTCATATCAGTACTAGCTAACTGATGCTACTAGAGATATTGTACGAATGTATCTTTTATGTGGGTACAACTACAACTCAATCTTTTTCCGAGGCACAAACAGGAGAATTTGTCAGAAGCGGAAGAACCGCTGAAACTTGGCAAAGTGCTAAACTAGTATTCTTTGAGCTGGTTACTGGCATTTATCCCAACCAGTTAACAACCATTTCGAGGATGCAGGACTTCGGATGGGTGCCACACCACCAACCACATCAACACCAAGTAAATGGCGCGCAAGTCCCCGTTATTGATCATTGATATTTATTAGCTACTTGAAGGATATTTAATCATATTGCATTATCATCACAAGTAGACATAGTTGTTAAAACTTTGGTTATGTACACTCAAATCATCAAATTTATAAGCTAAATTCATCGATCACTTTAATAAGTGCTGACTTTTTATCACTTTGGTGGGATTTGTTTTGTAGTTAATCGTGATTTGTTAGATGGAATATATATTTGGTTATCCGCTCGTTGACAAATACATTTTTAATTGTCAAACTCAATTATTTGATATACTATTACTATCATCCATtaccaaaatttaaaaccaactcCTAATTTAATCAAGGCCCTTAACAGTTTGATAACTAAGATTATGGTTTCCAGAAAGAATAGAAGAAGAAGCCTCGGTAAATCGAGACGATAAAAGATCTTCTTCCTCTGGTTAGGTATCTCGGTTTTGGTTCTACCAACAATAAACATTGTTTTTTCATTACAAAAATTACTGACGTTTTAAAAAATTTAATGAAACAATTGACTTTACCGGCCTACTTAGGTGAATAATGTCGAGTTCTAGCTGGTTAGAGAGTTTCTAACAAATTTCCAAATACGCGCAAAATCTATGATGCAGAGGAATGTCCTTCGAGATCCCCAGCGTCATCAAAATAGCTCTGCACTAATCTACATACGCATGCATACGtgattcttgtttttcttcttgacTTTTTTCATACATAATTCTTCTTCACTAAGTAAAAATTAGCCAGCCACCTCTAAAATGACATCATTCATGAGGGATGGTGTATTGATGGAAAAGCTTAAACAGAAAAATTAGCATATATCTAATATCTGTAAAGTGATGAAGAACATTGAGAAGAGCATGGACAGAAAACTCCATGAAGAAAACAACCAAAAATACATTCAAATAAAGATAGTTTTATATGGGGGCAATGGGCGCATACACTCTGTCAACTGATCAACAATGACGACACTAGCAGAAGAAAACTTAAATCAGTAATTGAGGGAGGCGCCTTGATTATCAACACACGACAACAGCTTAACGATGAAGGTCTTAAGATTACTTTTAAATTTTATAATGCAATAACCAGATTTAACTTATCCAAAAGTATGAGTTGATTAATATATATAAAGTCCTGATAATGACAGTCACtgcaaaaaaaatcttaaaatcatGGTTTGTTTTCTTTGTGAAGGGCCTCTTTTGATTTTTTGTTGGAATTTGTGTTCTCAAGGTTTATATGGAGAAACAACAACCAATAAACCAAAGATAATGTGTCTAAAAATATATAAATGTATATGTCTTTTCTAAAGTAATATGGTTTGTTAATAGACACTATTCTGctgccaagaagaagatgtcAATCTATTAAGTAAAAGTACGTTCATTTGGCTATTCAAATTCAAAGAATTAAGGGATATAATTGAACATGCGATCAAAATGTATTCCCCAAAAAATGTATGTTCTTAAGCCCTTTACGCTATCTAATTTTGTTTGGGAATCAAGTGGGAAAACGGATTATATTTTGCCGCCGGTTCTTAAATAAATCCATGAGTTGTCAGATTTTCTTGCTTTCATAAGATGATCTTGGCGCCGATCGAAAGACCACATTTTATCTGTCAAGATTCCAATTTAATAAGATTTCAGGAATTAATACAACATCCAAATTCGTAGTGCAACAAAAGTTAACTCGTATTTAAGCAGCTTAAAGAGATTACATCATTCCAGTAGTGGTTAATCCTTACCGCCACGAAAAGTAGTTATTTTTCCAACAGGTGGAAGTCGGCAAATTATCGgtctaaaaaagaaaagaaaaaaagaatcggCAAAATATGGCGAAGTTCGATTAATTATGGTAAGTCGCAGCCCACTGAGCCACTGACCTAAGATATTCCCGCTGCGGAGTGGTAAAGTTGTGCATGGTGTCCAAGAAATGAGAAAACAACATTGCCCCTTAGCGTTCCTATCTTTGTAAAATACCCATAAACAGCTAAAAAGAGTCTTGGTGAAATTTAATCAGTACTTTCTTTTCATATGATCATTATTTTTTGGCGCGTGAGATGTCAATACCTCTAGGGTAATTAAATTAACCATtatgtttggttcaaggaatttaAGGCTAGGTAATCCATTTTCCGGAAAACGAGAGAATAATATCCcagaatcaacaaaatatttttagaagGGATATGACTAGTTTAGTTTCAAATTACAATAAAAGATTTCAAATTCATGATGCTAGGAAAGATAATGAGGAAGATGATGGAAATTATGATAGAGGTGATGTAGTAGCTGAGGAGAGCGAAGCAAGAAGCTTGGAGGACATTCGAAATGCAAGGGAAGAAGTTCTTCTAAATGGATTTTAGAATTTTGTGTTGGAATGTTAGAGGTTTGAATGACTTGGCTAAGGTCAACTCTCTGAAAAACTTGATAGCGGCTCAAAGATGTGATGTTTGCTTGATACAAGAAACTAAAATTGTTCATTTAACTGATTGGTTGGTGAGACAGTGATGGCATGATGATAATTTTGGATGGGAATATATTGCTTCTGCTGGGAATGTTGGCAACAGTGGAGGTCTCTTATCTATCTGGAATAGTAGCAAATTTGAGAAGCTGGATGTCAGAATTGGATTGAATAATATTTCAGTGAAGCTTAATACAAgattaaatgtttttcaatggGTGATTACTAATGTGTACAGTCCTTGTGAGTTTGAAGCAAGAACAAATTTCTAGCTAGACATGGAGGAGGTCAAAAGATGGTGGAATGGACCATTATGTATTGCTGGGGATATGAATGCAGTGAGAactaataaagaaagaaatagaaaagatggagatggagatggagatagCAGAAATTACGCCTTCTTAAACAATTTCGTTTTGAATGAGGAGTTGATTGTTCAACCTTTGATAGGTAGCTCTTTCACTTGGTAAAATAATCATGTAGACCCTTTGTTATGTAGACTGGATAGATATTTGTTTAGTCTGGAATTTGATGCAGCTTTCCCTAATGCTCTTAAGATTGCTCTGATTAGAACAATATCTGATCATAATCCTATTTTGGTTATTACTGAGCCTAGTATCAGTTCTAAGCCTTATTTCAAGCTTGAGAAGAGTTGGGTGGAGcataaagattttgtgaagaatgtTAAAATTTGGTGGAGACCAATATCCTTTCAAGGTAGTAGCAGTTATGTTTTCTTTAAAAAGCTTCAAAATCTTAAGCATATGACTAAGACTTGGAGAATTCAAGAGTTTGGGTCTGTTAGAAGAGAAAATATTATTGTAACTGAAAGAATTCATGATTTGAATATTATGGAGGAGTCTGATGCATTAAGTTTAAATCATTTAGACGAAAGATTGCAGTGTAAATTGAAGCTCAAATATATTGAGGCTTTGGAAGCTAGAAAGTGGCAGTTGAGAGCAAAACAAAATGGTTTTAGATGGGGTGATTCAAATACAAGATATTTCCATGGTGTTGCTAATTCTAGGAAGAAAAGAAATACTATTGCTAAATTCCAAATAGGAGGAGTTGATTGTTTTGattaaaacattaacaaacaacAAACATAAATTTCTATACTAATCTTTTTTCTCAACATAGTTTTGTGGATTCAGATATGGAGGgactttttttttccaaaagttTCTACTATGAAGAGTGAATGGATTGAAAGAGATTTCTCTGAGGAAGAAGTGTGGAATGTGGTGAAGAAGATGGGAAGTAACAAATCTCCAGGTCCTGATGGCTTCACAGCACGAGTTCTACAAGAGTTGTTGGGGCATCATTAGGGAAGATTTTATGAATCTTATGAGGGACTTTCACAGGTATGGGTCTCTAGAGTGGAGAATAAATTGTTCTTTTATTACTCTTGTTCCTAAGAAGGAGGATTCTTGTACTCCTAAGGACTTTAGACCTCTAAGTCTCATAGGCAGTGTTTACAAGATTCTTTCCAAGGTTCTTGCGGAAAGACTAAAGAAGGTGTTTCCAGAATTGATTTCTGATTTTCAAGGTGCTTTTGTTCATGAAAAACAAATTCTTGATGGAGTTTTGATTGTGAATGAGTGTGTTGATAGCAGGGTGAAGAGTAAAAAGCCTGGAATTCTTTGCAAGATTGACATGGAGAAGGCTTTTGATAATGTCAATTGGGACtcctttttcactattttgaagatgcataatttTGGTAGCAAATGGATTTCTTGGATCTCTTGGTGTGTTTCTAATATTCATTTGTCTGTGTTAGTCAATGGAGGATCTACTGAAAAATTCAAGCCTAGTGAGGCTGTAAAAAAAGGTGATTCCTTGTCTCCTTATTCATTTCTTCTTGTGGTGGAGATTCTTTCTAAGCTCATTAATGATGTTGTTTCTAGAGGGACAACTTTCTGGCTTTTCTGTTACTGAGAATGGTACAAGTATATCTCATCTGCAATTTGCATATGACACTTTAATCTTCATTAATGTTATTGTTGAGGAGGTAAGGAGGCTTCTTATCATTTTAAAAGTTTTTGAAACTTTAACTGgtttaaaactgaatttggatAAAATCACGATGGTAAGTGTTGGAGCTGATGAAGTTATTGGGATACTTGCTCAAGAGTTAGGGTGTAGAACTGAAAAATTGCCTATTACTTATCTGTGCTTGCCAATAGGTGCTAATTGGAGAAGTGTTTCAGTCTGGGAGAAAGTTTTGTTGAGAATGGAGAAAAGATTAGCTAAGTGGAAGAAGAAGACTCTCAACAACGATGGTAGGTTGGTTCTTATTAGAAGCTGTCTTGCTAGTTTGCCAATttactttttatctttatttCATCTACCTGCTAATGTGGAGAAGAGAATGATAAAAATAATGCGAAACTTCTTATGGGGAGCTGAAGAAGGGAGGGGAAAACTTATTTGGGTGTCTTGGACAAGAGTCTGTCTTCCAAAAGAAAATGGAGGTTTGGGAGTGAAAATTCTGAGAAAAACAAACAAAGCTCTGGTAGCAAGTGGATATGGAGGTATTCGAAAAGTAAAGGTGCTCTATGGAGGAGATTAATGAACCAAAAATTTAAAGTGGACGAAGACTTATTGattcctacagttgatgacaagcCTCAAGGAAGCAGTTTGTGGAATAATGTAGCTAGGACATTGAAAGACATCCATAGCTTCTCCAACTTTACGATCAAGAATGGTAGAGGTGTTCGCTTTTGGGCTGACAAATGGCTGGATAGGGGTTGTCTTAAGGATATTTTTCTGGTGATCTTTAAAGATGTTAAAGATAAGAACATATCGGTGGAATACATGATTGATGGAAATAATTGGAGATGGAATTTCAAGAAAAATATCAACGCTAATGAGCAGTTAGAATGGGATTTATTAAGGAGGGATTTGGGTCAAGTTCCTGAGCtttcaaatgaggaagatgagATGAATATTCTAAATGATTTTAGTACTAAGAATTGCTATGATTCTTTGGTTGGAGAGTTAGAACATTGCGACTTTCAGCAGTTTTTATGGAGGAATAATATTCCTCATAAAGTGAGTTTTCTACTCTGGGCTGGTTTCCAGAATGCTATTTCAACAGGAGTTATGTTGAATCATAGAGTAGTTCAAGTTGACAGTGAGTTATGTATTTTTTGCGATGCTGAAAGGGAGACAGGTGAACACATGCTAATGCATTGTTCTTATTCTTTCGATGTTTGGGACTATTTTATCAAGGCGTTCAAAATATCATGGCCTTTACCTAGAACATTGCAGGAACTTTTTGAAGCTTGTTTTGTTAACGTTCTTCATTGAAGAGGAAGGAATATTTGAGTACTATTGCCTTATTCAATTTGCTGGTTATTGTGGATGGAAAGAAACAATCGTCATTTTGGTTCTGCTAGACAGAAGAGTGCGTCAGAATTGATTGATTCCGTGAAACATAATCTAGTGATCTGGTCTTGCGACACAGACACTTTCAAGTTCATAGACTCGATCTTAATTTGGAGTCAATGGGATACTCTTATGTGTATGTAATCCCCTTGTAATTGTGCTAGGATATCTTGTCTCTGTTTTCTTCTTAATATAATcttttcattcaaaaaaaaaaaatccattttccGGGGAATGAGCCAAATTCCCTGAACCAAATTAATAAGACAACTAATTATGTGATAGATTCAATTATCCAAAATAACATATTTTTATTGCACTAGGCACTATTTGGAATTGGATTCCGAGGTGAAAAGAAAGGGATTGAATTAGTTCACCCCAAACGTTAATTTTCGAAATTGAATTCAATTCTCTGGAATTCAATTCCAAAAATATTGGATTGCATATAATTAAATATTTAGAATTTTGATTCTTGCAACCAAACGAGATGTAAATGTAATTTCATACATGAAGTTAATTATGAACCACAATAAACCACTATTCTGAAAGATTTAAAATATGGAAACAGACTAGGACAGACCATCACAAGCTCCAAGAACACCTCACTATAATTGTAATTCTTCTGATCACTAGACTAAAAAGAAAAGGTTCTAGACACTAGAAGAATTCTAGTGACTAATAAAATGCAAAATGTGTGGGTCGGAGGATTAAAATGCAACCATTTATTCTTCCATTAAGACTATATATCCTAGAGAGGTATGCTTTTATTTCATCAAATCCTTCAAAAATTCATGATTTATATACAAGAATAACTATTGTTGAATTTCTTAGCGTggtatgttttgttttttgttatcTCCACCTTGCCATATCTATAAATGCTCAGGTACAACTTTGTTCTAGGTTAAAACACTATCTTTTATGGTATCGAGATCTTTGGTTTTTCCTTAAGAAGTCACTTCCAGCTGTCATAGTCTTCAATGGCCTCTGTAACTTCTGATGGAGAAATTCCTCTTAATCATACCCATCAAACACAATCTACTACTACTAACAAATAcaattttccttcctcaaaaccttttTCCAACATATCAAACTATGTTTCTACAAAACTAGATGATTCAAACTATTTGATATGTCATACCATTACCTCCTTATGTTATACTTCTAAATGGAAAAGAATAACCAAATCCTGGCTATGTTCTATGGAGAAAGTGGGACACAGATTCGTTCTCAGTTGCTTGATCGCAACCTTTTCTCCTTCAGTTTCAAAGATGT includes the following:
- the LOC113291150 gene encoding uncharacterized protein LOC113291150; its protein translation is MEEVKRWWNGPLCIAGDMNAVRTNKERNRKDGDGDGDSRNYAFLNNFVLNEELIVQPLIAFPNALKIALIRTISDHNPILVITEPSISSKPYFKLEKSWVEHKDFVKNVKIWWRPISFQGSSSYVFFKKLQNLKHMTKTWRIQEFGSVRRENIIVTERIHDLNIMEESDALSLNHLDERLQCKLKLKYIEALEARKWQLRAKQNGFRWGDSNTRYFHGVANSRKKRNTIAKFQIGGVDCFD
- the LOC113291151 gene encoding uncharacterized protein LOC113291151, whose amino-acid sequence is MNQKFKVDEDLLIPTVDDKPQGSSLWNNVARTLKDIHSFSNFTIKNGRGVRFWADKWLDRGCLKDIFLVIFKDVKDKNISVEYMIDGNNWRWNFKKNINANEQLEWDLLRRDLGQVPELSNEEDEMNILNDFSTKNCYDSLVGELEHCDFQQFLWRNNIPHKVSFLLWAGFQNAISTGVMLNHRVVQVDSELCIFCDAERETGEHMLMHCSYSFDVWDYFIKAFKISWPLPRTLQELFEACFVNVLH